The following proteins come from a genomic window of Paenibacillus sp. CAA11:
- a CDS encoding IseA DL-endopeptidase inhibitor family protein, translating to MKTKVTIAAAVFAAMMGISQIGLSQAGAAAAKTTKPAVSKSADAADSKVETVKVTDPTKISKLNHTSVPPLVVEAEKRYLYAMSGGSGELETFQQSGKEYRYLSSDIGTRAKLLNYLTQIYTKQAAEYFIGKHFIEHDGRMAQLNADGGNALNFSKATAKMTNMTATMRVYTLYVPYEDAKQGREKITIKFEQVGDYWRVGTAPHAIF from the coding sequence ATGAAGACCAAAGTAACCATCGCAGCTGCCGTATTTGCAGCCATGATGGGCATAAGCCAGATCGGCTTGAGCCAAGCAGGCGCTGCCGCGGCTAAGACAACCAAGCCCGCAGTCAGCAAATCAGCGGATGCGGCAGACAGCAAGGTAGAGACCGTGAAGGTTACCGATCCTACCAAGATCAGCAAGCTGAACCATACAAGTGTTCCGCCGCTGGTCGTGGAAGCAGAGAAGCGTTATTTGTATGCCATGAGTGGAGGATCAGGGGAGCTTGAGACGTTCCAGCAGAGCGGCAAGGAATACCGCTACCTCTCTAGCGATATCGGAACCCGGGCGAAGCTTCTCAATTACTTGACCCAAATTTACACGAAGCAGGCAGCCGAGTATTTTATCGGCAAACATTTTATTGAGCATGACGGCCGGATGGCCCAGCTGAATGCCGACGGTGGAAACGCCCTGAATTTCAGCAAGGCTACGGCGAAGATGACGAACATGACCGCTACTATGCGCGTCTACACGCTCTATGTCCCTTATGAGGATGCGAAGCAGGGACGTGAGAAGATCACCATCAAATTCGAGCAGGTGGGCGACTACTGGAGAGTGGGAACTGCGCCGCACGCTATTTTCTAA
- a CDS encoding amylo-alpha-1,6-glucosidase, which translates to MSESYHFGKSAWRTLEEGNEREWLLGNGIGGYANHSVPGGGFRMSHGYLIASTKPPVNRVLVWTRTQEQVVLGEREYDLTSQQYVNWAKNGQRYLQRFSLDGVPEYTYQVEDVCIRKTVSVEYGRNTAVVCYEVDGGSQPARLRIVPLFNHRSPGAVSEKSALVFEAEQQGRELTLTPQGGEGLRIHFMTSEGEYVDRAGLPTSMAVPSHLYEENHYYAFENRNGFTGLDNHYTPYEIQVELAPFERKRFYMKCSIQPLDDRDGFTIASEYKQRMVGLAALAGYGDSLADRLVQAADHFIVHRESTGLKTVLAGYPWFTDWGRDTMIAFPGVALATRRFGEAREILESFAHYVRRGLIPNMFPDDGQEPYYNTVDASLWYFHAIYEYLRYTGEPSDYEFVRTKLYPALKEIEAAYRTGTDFSIQMDEDGLIRAGSGLDQVTWMDVRVGDWVVTPRHGKPVEINALWYNALCVMKQLADRFGDDSAPYRELAQRVKQSFQERFWNEETQCLYDVVDEDDPRIRPNQIWAVSLPFTMLPPDRERRVVETVYRHLYATYGLRSLTFEDPEYKPAYIGKLIDRDGAYHMGTVWTFPLGAFITAYCKVHGYSEAAVAEAARMCAVFEDHLQDGCINGIAEIFDGEFSCVSRGCFTQAWSVGEILRAYTEDVLPHLPSRA; encoded by the coding sequence ATGAGTGAGTCCTATCATTTTGGAAAAAGTGCTTGGCGTACGCTGGAGGAGGGCAATGAGCGAGAGTGGCTGCTCGGCAATGGCATCGGCGGCTATGCCAACCACTCCGTACCGGGAGGCGGGTTCCGCATGTCTCACGGTTATCTGATCGCCTCGACGAAGCCTCCGGTCAACCGGGTATTAGTGTGGACCCGGACGCAGGAGCAGGTAGTGCTGGGAGAGCGGGAGTATGACCTGACCTCTCAGCAGTATGTAAACTGGGCTAAGAACGGGCAGCGGTATTTGCAGCGGTTCAGCTTGGATGGCGTGCCGGAGTACACGTATCAGGTAGAGGATGTGTGCATCCGCAAGACGGTATCGGTCGAATATGGGCGCAACACTGCTGTGGTCTGTTATGAGGTAGACGGAGGCAGTCAACCTGCGCGGCTGCGGATCGTTCCGCTGTTCAATCACCGCTCTCCGGGTGCAGTCTCCGAGAAGAGCGCTTTGGTATTTGAGGCAGAGCAGCAAGGCCGGGAATTGACCCTGACCCCGCAGGGCGGGGAAGGACTTCGCATTCACTTCATGACCTCTGAAGGGGAGTATGTGGATCGGGCAGGGCTGCCTACATCCATGGCCGTGCCTTCTCATTTGTATGAAGAGAACCATTACTATGCGTTCGAGAATCGCAATGGCTTCACCGGGCTGGATAATCACTATACCCCCTATGAGATTCAGGTGGAGCTGGCTCCATTCGAGCGGAAACGCTTCTATATGAAATGCTCAATCCAGCCGCTGGACGACCGGGACGGCTTCACTATCGCCTCTGAATACAAGCAGCGGATGGTGGGGCTGGCGGCATTGGCCGGCTATGGTGATTCGTTGGCGGATCGCCTGGTGCAGGCCGCCGATCACTTCATCGTTCACCGGGAATCGACAGGACTGAAGACCGTCCTGGCCGGGTATCCGTGGTTCACGGACTGGGGCCGGGATACGATGATCGCCTTCCCGGGTGTGGCCTTGGCGACGAGACGCTTCGGCGAGGCGAGGGAGATTCTGGAGTCGTTCGCCCATTATGTGCGGCGGGGACTTATTCCGAATATGTTCCCGGATGACGGGCAGGAGCCGTATTACAATACGGTAGATGCTTCGCTGTGGTATTTTCACGCGATATACGAGTATTTGCGCTACACCGGAGAGCCTTCGGATTATGAATTTGTCCGCACCAAGCTGTACCCGGCGCTAAAGGAGATTGAGGCAGCCTACCGGACAGGCACTGATTTCTCCATTCAGATGGATGAGGATGGGCTGATCCGTGCGGGCAGCGGCCTGGATCAGGTGACTTGGATGGATGTACGGGTCGGTGACTGGGTCGTCACTCCGCGGCATGGCAAGCCGGTGGAGATTAACGCGCTCTGGTACAACGCCCTGTGCGTAATGAAGCAGCTTGCGGATCGCTTCGGAGATGACTCTGCTCCATATCGAGAGCTGGCACAGCGTGTGAAGCAGTCTTTCCAAGAGCGGTTCTGGAACGAGGAGACCCAGTGCCTCTATGATGTGGTTGACGAGGATGATCCGAGGATTCGGCCGAACCAAATCTGGGCCGTCTCGCTTCCCTTTACGATGCTTCCGCCAGACCGGGAGCGGCGGGTTGTCGAGACCGTCTACCGGCATCTCTATGCGACTTACGGGCTGCGGTCACTTACCTTCGAAGACCCGGAATACAAGCCAGCCTATATTGGCAAGCTGATTGACCGGGACGGGGCTTACCATATGGGAACAGTATGGACCTTTCCGCTCGGAGCCTTCATTACTGCCTATTGCAAAGTGCATGGCTATTCCGAAGCAGCGGTGGCTGAGGCTGCGCGCATGTGCGCAGTGTTCGAGGATCATCTGCAGGACGGTTGTATCAATGGGATTGCTGAAATCTTCGATGGGGAGTTCTCCTGTGTGAGCCGAGGCTGCTTCACCCAGGCCTGGAGCGTTGGCGAGATCTTACGAGCCTATACGGAAGACGTGCTGCCTCATTTGCCGTCTCGCGCATAA
- a CDS encoding GNAT family N-acetyltransferase yields MQIRKFQGTDIDQIITLFYETVHTVNRQDYSPEQLEAWASRSEEQQRHENWLQSLSTNISYVAQEDRQIVGFADINRQGYLDRLFVHKDYQGQGIASALVDVLESEARKLNMTEIDTDASMTAKPFFEHKGYRVVQSQTVQRRGVELQNFRMRKSLR; encoded by the coding sequence ATGCAGATTCGAAAATTTCAAGGGACGGACATCGACCAGATCATCACTTTATTCTACGAGACGGTGCACACGGTAAATAGACAGGACTACTCCCCGGAACAGTTGGAGGCATGGGCCTCCAGATCGGAGGAACAGCAACGGCACGAGAATTGGCTGCAATCCTTAAGCACCAACATCTCCTATGTGGCACAAGAGGATCGCCAGATTGTCGGCTTTGCAGATATCAACAGACAGGGCTACCTGGATCGGCTGTTTGTCCATAAAGACTACCAGGGTCAAGGCATTGCGTCCGCTTTGGTAGACGTGCTTGAGTCTGAAGCGAGGAAGTTAAATATGACCGAGATCGACACCGATGCCAGCATGACGGCAAAGCCTTTTTTTGAACATAAAGGATACCGGGTCGTCCAGTCACAGACCGTGCAGCGGCGGGGCGTTGAGCTCCAAAACTTCAGGATGAGGAAGAGCCTCCGTTAA
- a CDS encoding RNA polymerase sigma factor, with protein MKRLDEAELHQAIKDVLEGDIGQFERIMQAYQRSIFVYCYHMLGNHSEAEDCGQEVFLKAFRYLKKYDPNLPFVAWLYKIAYHQCIDVIRRRKLARYLPFFYQDDKQNTSVDLEIEAHYFDETVHRALSVLSMEERNLLILRCVEDKSYQEIGLILNRSSPTLRKRYERAAAKFRKAYAKVKGEAAYGTRSGSGVERTFS; from the coding sequence GTGAAACGATTGGATGAAGCTGAACTGCATCAGGCTATAAAGGATGTGCTTGAAGGGGACATCGGCCAATTCGAGCGGATTATGCAGGCCTATCAAAGGTCGATTTTTGTCTATTGCTATCATATGCTGGGAAATCACTCGGAAGCGGAGGACTGCGGCCAAGAGGTCTTCTTGAAGGCTTTTCGCTATCTGAAAAAGTATGATCCCAACCTGCCCTTCGTGGCCTGGTTGTATAAGATTGCCTATCATCAGTGTATTGATGTCATCCGCAGGCGGAAGCTGGCGAGGTATCTTCCTTTCTTCTACCAGGACGATAAGCAGAATACCTCAGTCGATCTGGAGATTGAGGCCCACTATTTCGATGAGACGGTTCACCGGGCTCTGTCCGTGCTGTCTATGGAAGAGAGGAACCTGCTGATTCTACGCTGTGTCGAAGACAAGAGCTATCAGGAGATCGGACTGATTCTGAACAGAAGCAGTCCTACACTCCGCAAAAGGTACGAGCGGGCGGCCGCCAAATTCCGCAAGGCATATGCCAAAGTGAAAGGAGAAGCAGCTTATGGGACCCGATCAGGATCAGGAGTTGAGAGGACTTTTTCATAA
- a CDS encoding chloramphenicol phosphotransferase CPT family protein: protein MKQGILAFLNGTSSSGKTSISTELINQKEIHFYHLSIEDFFNNYYDFINNKFPDDPPKEIDHQVVSQILDDSIFSVYHSTIKLLLELGFNVIADTVIDNDKRFNEFLDQFIDQPTLFIGVICSEEELIRREQTRGDRQIGLAASQFSKIYCFNEYDLEVNTEEMNPIECAKKILSFIKSNKEYSVFKKLSKRNVSVS from the coding sequence TTGAAGCAAGGGATATTAGCTTTTCTAAATGGAACTTCAAGTTCTGGAAAGACATCCATATCGACTGAACTCATAAATCAGAAAGAGATCCATTTTTATCATTTATCAATTGAGGATTTTTTTAATAATTACTATGATTTTATTAATAATAAATTTCCAGATGATCCTCCAAAAGAAATAGATCATCAAGTTGTCTCACAAATACTTGATGATTCCATATTCTCAGTGTACCATTCGACAATTAAATTGTTATTAGAATTGGGTTTTAATGTAATAGCAGATACCGTAATCGACAATGACAAGAGGTTTAATGAGTTTCTTGATCAATTTATCGATCAGCCTACGTTATTTATAGGTGTAATATGCTCGGAAGAAGAACTCATAAGAAGAGAGCAAACAAGAGGAGATAGACAGATTGGACTAGCAGCTTCACAGTTTAGCAAAATATATTGCTTTAATGAATACGACCTCGAAGTAAATACTGAAGAGATGAATCCAATAGAATGTGCCAAAAAGATATTAAGTTTTATTAAGTCCAATAAGGAATACTCAGTTTTTAAGAAATTAAGTAAAAGAAATGTTAGTGTTTCCTAG
- a CDS encoding helix-turn-helix transcriptional regulator: MNKTERLLTIVLELQRSKLLKAEELAERLETSVRTIYRDVQALSEAGVPIVGLPGLGYSLMEGYFLPPISFTMEEAVALLMGSDFIKQHFDPQISSSALSSRRKIEAILPQRIRTETDRMYSNIRLLSPGEEPKRSVQEKTYIQTIRAAMHEGKKIRFRYRKSHLGADGSRETVRTVAPFGLVFVQGAWALLARCDLREDIRHFRVSRMSDLTVTEEPFELPDDFDLHKYRQTDDRRLHIRVCFRSEVADKVQEANHFFMEDAELLPDGYYVNFRVRRPEELLHWILGWGADAVVIEPDSLRNLVREEIDKMRERY, translated from the coding sequence TTGAATAAGACAGAACGCCTATTAACTATCGTATTGGAACTTCAGCGCAGCAAGCTGCTGAAGGCTGAAGAACTGGCAGAGCGCCTGGAGACCAGCGTAAGAACCATTTACCGGGATGTTCAGGCCTTAAGCGAGGCTGGGGTGCCGATTGTGGGATTGCCTGGGCTGGGCTATTCCTTGATGGAGGGGTATTTCCTGCCCCCGATCAGCTTTACTATGGAGGAGGCTGTGGCCCTTCTGATGGGGTCTGACTTTATTAAGCAGCATTTCGATCCCCAAATCAGCAGCAGCGCTCTGTCTTCCCGAAGAAAGATTGAAGCGATCTTGCCGCAAAGAATCCGAACCGAGACAGATCGAATGTACAGCAATATCCGTCTGCTATCTCCGGGGGAGGAACCGAAGCGGAGTGTTCAAGAGAAAACATACATACAAACTATTCGTGCTGCCATGCATGAGGGGAAGAAGATTAGATTTAGATACCGGAAGAGTCATCTTGGCGCAGATGGCAGCCGTGAAACGGTCCGGACTGTCGCGCCGTTTGGGCTGGTGTTTGTACAGGGGGCATGGGCGCTGCTGGCCAGGTGCGATTTGCGGGAGGATATTCGGCATTTCAGAGTATCCCGAATGAGCGATCTTACTGTGACAGAGGAGCCGTTCGAACTGCCGGACGACTTCGATCTGCATAAATATCGTCAGACCGATGATCGCCGGCTGCACATCCGTGTCTGCTTCAGATCTGAAGTCGCGGATAAGGTGCAGGAGGCGAACCACTTTTTTATGGAGGATGCCGAATTGCTGCCTGACGGGTATTATGTGAATTTTCGCGTCCGCCGTCCGGAAGAGCTGCTCCATTGGATTCTTGGCTGGGGAGCGGATGCCGTCGTGATCGAGCCAGATTCCTTAAGGAATCTGGTGCGAGAGGAGATCGATAAGATGAGGGAGCGCTACTGA
- a CDS encoding PhzF family phenazine biosynthesis protein: protein MKYYVVDAFAEQLFEGNPAGVCVMEDWISDEIMQKIAMENNLSETAFAVKEGEGYRLRWFTPGGEIELCGHATLATAYVISNHYEQVDRLKFQTLSGELVVLRKGDLYEMDFPSRMPEPFSLTPEMVEALGVTPLETYLSRDLMFVLESEEQVRNLKPDFAKLKNLPDGIGASVTARGSAFDFDFVSRSFFPKLNVNEDPVCGSAHCNFIPYWADRLGKQELLARQLSSRGGTLHCRLEGDRVKISGSAVLYAISELMVG, encoded by the coding sequence ATGAAGTATTATGTCGTTGATGCATTCGCTGAGCAACTATTCGAAGGAAACCCCGCCGGGGTCTGTGTGATGGAGGACTGGATTTCGGATGAAATCATGCAAAAAATTGCTATGGAGAACAACCTTTCGGAGACTGCATTTGCCGTAAAGGAAGGGGAGGGCTACCGGCTGAGATGGTTCACACCGGGCGGGGAGATCGAGCTGTGCGGTCATGCTACACTCGCTACAGCTTATGTCATCTCCAATCACTATGAGCAAGTGGACAGGCTCAAGTTCCAGACGCTGAGCGGGGAGCTGGTTGTGCTGAGGAAGGGAGATCTCTATGAGATGGATTTTCCAAGCCGGATGCCTGAACCCTTCTCACTAACGCCGGAAATGGTCGAAGCGCTTGGAGTAACTCCGCTTGAGACCTATCTCAGCAGGGATCTGATGTTTGTGCTGGAATCGGAGGAACAGGTGCGGAATTTGAAACCGGATTTCGCCAAACTAAAGAATCTGCCCGATGGCATCGGAGCCTCGGTGACCGCGAGAGGGTCTGCATTCGATTTTGATTTTGTGTCCCGGAGCTTCTTCCCGAAGCTAAATGTTAATGAAGACCCTGTCTGCGGTTCAGCCCACTGCAACTTCATTCCTTACTGGGCGGACCGCCTCGGCAAACAGGAATTGCTGGCAAGACAGCTCTCCAGCCGGGGTGGTACCCTGCACTGCCGCCTGGAGGGAGACCGGGTGAAGATCAGCGGAAGCGCAGTGCTGTACGCGATATCTGAGCTGATGGTTGGATAG
- a CDS encoding L-cystine transporter, with amino-acid sequence MNTLWVIINVVVMLALLGLLFWMQKKHISFTKRVFTGLGLGLVFGVILQLIFKADSDVLHDTSDWFSLVGNGYVGLLQMIVIPLIMVSIISAIMNLKGRQNLGKMSLAIIATLLITTAIAASVSIVTSLSFDLKAIEIQKGDRETQQGAKLEEKLGDVQDKSIPQQILEFVPSNPFLDMTGARRSSTLAVVIFSAFIGVAVLGLDKKKPAQAETFRNMVNAVYAVVMRIVTLVLRLTPYGILALITKVVATTSADEILKLIKFVGASYVALIVMFIIHLILLALFGFNPAVYVRKVLPTLVFAFTSRSSAATIPLNVETQTKKLGVSEGIANLSATFGATIGQNGCAGIYPAMLAVMIAPTVGIDPMSWDFILKLILVVTISSFGVAGVGGGATFASLIVLSTMNLPVALAGLLISVEPLIDMGRTALNVNDSITAGLISSKVLKENDKDKFNNRGVELDTANA; translated from the coding sequence ATGAATACCTTATGGGTGATTATTAACGTGGTCGTGATGCTTGCACTTCTGGGTCTCTTGTTCTGGATGCAGAAGAAGCATATTTCTTTCACGAAGCGTGTATTTACCGGACTTGGGCTGGGACTCGTCTTTGGTGTTATTTTACAGCTGATCTTCAAAGCGGATTCAGATGTTTTGCATGATACGTCAGACTGGTTCAGCCTGGTTGGTAACGGATATGTGGGCCTGCTGCAGATGATTGTCATTCCTCTGATCATGGTCTCGATCATTTCGGCGATCATGAATCTGAAGGGAAGACAGAACCTTGGCAAGATGAGCCTTGCGATCATTGCCACGCTACTTATTACTACCGCTATTGCGGCTTCGGTTAGTATTGTGACCAGCCTCAGCTTTGATCTCAAGGCGATTGAGATTCAGAAAGGGGACCGGGAGACACAGCAGGGAGCGAAGCTGGAGGAGAAGCTTGGTGATGTTCAAGACAAGAGCATTCCTCAGCAAATTCTTGAGTTTGTGCCAAGCAATCCGTTCCTGGATATGACAGGAGCTCGCCGCTCTTCCACACTCGCTGTCGTCATCTTCTCCGCATTTATCGGAGTAGCGGTGCTGGGACTTGATAAGAAGAAGCCGGCGCAAGCGGAAACCTTCCGCAATATGGTGAATGCGGTCTACGCTGTTGTCATGCGGATCGTGACCTTGGTGCTGCGCCTGACGCCATACGGTATTTTGGCGTTGATCACGAAGGTGGTCGCAACGACGAGTGCGGACGAGATTCTGAAGCTGATCAAGTTCGTGGGCGCATCTTATGTCGCCTTGATCGTGATGTTTATCATCCATCTGATCCTGCTTGCCCTGTTCGGCTTCAACCCTGCCGTTTATGTGCGCAAGGTGCTGCCTACCTTGGTCTTCGCCTTCACCTCCCGTTCAAGTGCGGCTACGATCCCGCTGAACGTGGAGACACAGACGAAGAAGCTTGGCGTATCTGAAGGGATTGCCAACCTGTCGGCGACCTTTGGCGCCACGATTGGCCAGAACGGCTGTGCCGGGATCTATCCGGCCATGCTGGCCGTGATGATTGCTCCTACGGTGGGCATCGATCCAATGAGCTGGGATTTCATCCTTAAGCTGATCCTTGTTGTGACCATTAGCTCGTTCGGTGTAGCCGGCGTCGGCGGCGGAGCTACCTTCGCTTCCCTGATCGTGCTGTCTACGATGAACCTGCCGGTTGCTCTGGCCGGTCTCCTGATCTCCGTAGAGCCGCTGATTGATATGGGTCGGACGGCGCTGAATGTGAACGACTCCATTACGGCTGGACTCATCTCCAGCAAAGTGCTTAAGGAGAATGATAAGGATAAGTTTAACAACCGCGGCGTGGAGCTGGACACAGCGAATGCTTAA